The Verrucomicrobiota bacterium genome includes the window TGTGCAGGCTAGGTGGATGAAGCCCGTGGCGTCCGCGAGTTCCGATTTCGAGGGCGCGCGGCCGAGCGCGGTTGCGTAGGCGGCCTTCACGGCGTCCTCGGGCGACTGCTCCGCGAGCGGCTTGAGTTTCTTCGCGAAGTCCACCGCGCTGGCGCGCACGTGCGGATTGTTCATCATGTAGAGCGCCTGCGGGGCGACGGTGGTGTTCACGCGCAAGCCGAGCCCCTGCAGGCTGTCGGGCGCGTCGAACTGCACCATCATCGGGATGAGCTTGCTGCGCTTGATGAAGAAGTAAACGCTGCGGCGCTTCATGCCCTCGTCGAGCGTGCCCGCGCCGAACATCGTCGGGTCGAGCCGGCCGCTCACGGCGAGCACGTTGTCGCGGATGATCTCGGCTTCGAGGCGCTGCGGCAGGCGGTGCCACCAAAGCTGGTTGTCCGGATCGGACTTTAGACGCTTCGGATCCGTCGCGGTGTCTTGCTGATAAACCGCGCTCATCATGATGAGCTTGTGAAGCGGCTTGAGCCGCCAGCCGTTGCGGATGAGTTCGCCCGCGAGCCAGTCGAGCAATTCGGGATGCGTGGGGGCAGCGCCGGTTGCGCCGAAGTCGCTCGGTGTCGCGACGATGCCGCGCCCGAGATGGTGCTGCCACAAGCGGTTCACGATGACGCGCGCGAGCAGGTTGCCCGCGCCGTGCTGGGGGTCGGTGATCCAGTGCGCAAGGGCGGCGCGGCGGCGCGGCGTGCGCGAGTCCTTCGGAGGATCGGCGAGCCAGCGTTTGTCGTTCTCCGCCGCGCGCATGAGCACTTGCAGGAAGCTCGGCCGAGCCTCGCCGACTTTCTGCGCGAGGTCGCCGCGCTTGAGCATGAACGTCTTCTCATAGAAATCCGGCCCCTGCGTGTGAAGCCGGATCGCGGGCAGTCCCTCGCTGCACACGAGCGCCTTCACCATCCTGGGGCGCGGCTCGTTGCGAAGATGCTCCATCACCGCGGCGTTGAGCGTGAGCCACTCGGGCTCCGTGGTGCGATACATCCTCGAGAGCGATTCCTTGTGCGCGCCCGATCGTTTCGCGGCGTCGACGCCGAACGCCGACTGCGCGGCTTCGAAATCCTTCGCGAGCACGAGCGCGGGCGCGTCCGCTGCGGAACCCGCGTCGCGTGTCACGCCAACGCGCAGCCGGCCGATGAGGTTGCGGTCGAAGCCCGTCGGGAACTTCATCGTGAAGGCCATTTCCGTGCCCTCCGCGAAGCCAAACGGCTTGTCGGTCTCGAACACGGCGAGGTGGTCGCGATTCTGCTTCGACTTCGCCTGCCACGGGATCGGCGTCGCGCCCGGCTGCGCGTCATCGGGCGAGCGGCGCCTCGTGAACTTGAGCGTGACGGGTTGCGCGGGGCCTTTCTGCGGTTTGGCGGTGACGGTGAGCGTTTGCAGGTTGAAGCCGCCGTCCTTTGACCAGCCGGGGCCGCCGTTGGGCAGCGAACTGTGCGTGAGCGCCTCCAGTCGCAGCGCGGTGAGATTCGTGAGCGCCGTCTTCGCGGTGAACGTGATCGTGTCCGGCGAGCCCGCGCTGATGCTCACGACCCACGAGGCGTCCTCCTGGCGTGTGGACTTGTTGATGCCGTAGTAGCCGCCGCTGACGCTGAATTTCTCGAGGTCGAGCGTGAGCCATGCGGGCTGCGGAAGGGCAGGAGAGCCGTCGAGCCACGCGTCGAATCGCGCGGGCAACTTCGCCTTCTCGAACGCTTCGCGCGCGGCCTTGAGCGGTTTCATCCTCGCGTCGAAGTCGGCTTGCAAGCGGCGTGTCTCGGCGGGGTTCAAATCCACGTCGTGGTCGCTGCGGACCGTCGTCGTGAATGTCGAGAGGAGCCGGTAGTAGTCGGCCGTCGGGATGGGGTCGAATTTGTGATCGTGACAGCGCGCGCAGCCGATCGTGAGCCCGAGCATCGCGGTGCCGATGGTGGAAATCTTGTCGTCGAGTTCGTCGTAACGCTCCTTTTCGGCCTGGTTCGCAGTGATCTGCGTCGCGTGGGTGCCGGCCCCGAGGAAGCCCGTGGCGAGCCATGCCTCCGGATCGTCGGGCGCGAGTTCGTCGCCGGCGATCTGCCACTTCACAAACTTGTCGTAGGGCAGGTCGTCGTTGAGCGCACGAATCACGAAGTCGCGATAGTGATACGCGAAGGGCCGGTCGTAGTCCTGCTCGTAGCCGTGGCTCTCGCCGAAGCGGGCGAGGTCGAGCCAGTGGCGTCCCCAGCGCTCGCCGTGATGAGGCGAGTCAAGGAGACGGTCAATCAACGTCTCGTAGGCGCGCGGGGATTTGTCGTTCACGAACGCTTCGATGTCCTCGGGTTTGGGCGGCAGGCCGATCAGGTCGAAGTAGGCGCGGCGAATGAGCTTCCGCTTCTGGATGGGCGGGTTCATCTGAAGCTTCGCGGCCTCGAGCTTCGCTAGAATGAACTGGTCCACCGGGGTGCGGGCGGTCGTGGTTGATTTCACCATGGGCGGCGTCACGGACGCGAGCGGCTTGAACGACCAGAAGTTCTTGCCCTCCTCGGGCGTCGCGGCCTTCTTCTTCAAGACGACGGCGGGTGCTTTGCCCTCGCGCGGGTCGGCCGCGCCCATCTTGATCCACGCCACGAAGTCGGCGACCACGGCATCGCTCAACTTCTCCTTGGGCGGCATCTTGAGGTCTTCATGCGAGTGCCGCAGCGCCTCGATGAGCAGGCTCTTGTCGGGATAGCCCGGCACGACCGCGGGTTTGCCGGACTCGCCGCCGCGCCGCAGGCCGTCGCGCGTGTCAGCGAAGAACTTGCCCTTGAGCTTCTCGGCTTGCGTGCTGTGGCACTGGTAACACTTGTCCGCGAGCACCGGGCGGATTTTGGACTCGAAGAACGCGATGCTCTTCGTGTCGGGCGCGGCGGCGCTCGCGCTGCCCGCGGCGATGGCCAAGGCTGCGGTTGTGCGGAGGGTGCGCGTCATTTTGAAGGCGTCAGTCGGCTGCGGTTGCAAGGATGAATGACCGGGCGAGGAGGTGGCGAATTCACGGCGGTTACTTCAACGGAGGGCCTTCAAGCGGTTTCCCATTCGTTTCGAGCACCTGCACCTCGTGGATGCCGGGTTTGCCCTCGTCGGTGAAGGTCCACACAACTTTCTTGTCCCGCGTGACCTCGACGAGCTTGGTGCGGTTCGCGCCGATGGCGTAGCTGCAAATCACCGTGTTGCCATTCGGGAGCCGTTGCGCGCCGCACGGGTCGTTGAGGAGCTTTGCGGGCAGGTCGTCGTTCGCCAACGTCCACACGATCTTTCCTTCGCGGTCCACCTCGATGACCATATTGCCGTGCGTGCAGGTGATGAGCGTGTTGCCGCCTGTGAGGCGGATGGCGGTGAACGGCCAACTCTCCTTGGGTGCGTCGGGCGTCTTGAACTCCCACACGATGGTGCCCTCCGGCGTGTATTCGCGCACGACGCGGTCGAGCAGTTGCGGCACGAGGTAGTTGCCATTGGCGAGCTTGCGCGCCATGCGGCTCTGCAGGTGGATGTTTGTCGTCTGGCAGAGCAGCGGCACCTCGACGACCGTCTTGCCTTCGCGGTTGATCTCGAGGATGCGTGGTTTCGGCCCGGCCTCCGTGAGCATGTAGTTGCCGCCGGGGAGTGCCTGCACCGTGTTCACTTCGGACTGCGTGCCCTTCCATTCGAATACCGTGGCGCCTGCGCGAGTGAGCTCGACCACGCCGCCGCCGGGGAAGTCCCGCCCCCTCGACACTGCGAGCAGGATGTTGCCGTTCGGCAGCACGAAGCCATCGCGCGTCGGGCGCGGATAATTCCACGCCACGGCGCCGTCCGCCGCCACGATGCGTGTCTCGGCGCCGAGCGCGAGGAAGGAATGTGAGACCCCGGCGGACTTCGCCGTGAATGGCATGGCTGCTACGACCAGGAACGAGATCGCGGCGAGTGCCAAGCGAAGAGCCATCGTGGCGATCAGCATAGCCGCAGCCCCGGTTTCGACAATTCGAAACTCGGCCGACGGCCCCAAAAAAGCGCGGCTGAACCAGCCGCGCTGTTGAACAGGATGTCGCCGGGAGCTACTTCTTCTTGAGCAGCTCCTCAAGTTTGGCGATCACGGACTTCACACCCTTCCCGTCGTAGCCGACGATGGTGCCGAGCTTCTTGCCGTCGGCATCGAGCACGAGCAGCGTGGGGAAGCCTTCGATCTCGTATTTGTCCTTCACTTCCACGTTGTGCCGGTTTTGGGCCTCGGTCTGCTTCTTCTTGTCGGGGAAATCCACCTCGACGAGCACGAGCTTCTGTCTGGCCCAGTCCTTGAACTCCTTCTTGGCGAAGACGTCCTTGTTCAACTTGATGCACGCGCCTCACCAGTCCGAACCGGTGAAGTCCACGAGCACTTGTTTCTTGTCCGCCTTGGCCTGCGCGAGCGCCTTGGGCAGGTCGGTCAGCCACGCGGCCTCGGCCGCGCGCGACGCGCCCGCGAGCGCGAAGCAGGCGGCGAGGGTCATCAGGGTTTTGTTCATGGGGTCCTTGGGTTGGGGTTTGCTGGAAATCCGCGTCGCATCAGGGGCGGCAACCCGCCGTGAGGATGAGATGGCGGTCTTGCTGCCGACTTACTTGCCCGCGTTGTCGTCGTATTCGCCGAGCTTGCGGAGCCAGATGTTGCGGAAGCGCATCGGATTGCCGTGGTCCTGCAACTGGATGAACACCTCCGGCGCGTGCGGCGAGTTGTAGTTGCCGGTGCGCAGGTGCGGCGTGTTGCCGAGGTATTCGCGGCGGTGATGCACGACCACGCCGTTGTGGATGACGGTCACCGCGGCCTTCTTGATATTCTGCTTGTTCTCGTCCCATCGCGGTGACTCGAAAATGATGTCGTAGCTCTGCCACTGGCCGGGGCCTTTGCTCGCGTTGACGAGCGGCGGTGACTGGCCGTAGAGCGCGGCGCACTGGCCGTCGGGGTAGGTTTGGTTCCCGAACGAGTCGAGCACCTGCACTTCGTAGATGCCGTTGAAGAGCACGCCGCTGTTGCCCCGCTGCTGGCCCTCGCCCTTCACCTCGACGGGTGTGGCGAATTCGAGGTGGAGCTGGAAATCGGCGAACTTGCCCTTGGTCTGGATGCTGCCGGTGCCGCCGACGACTTCCATGTGGCCGTTCTCAACCTTCCAGCCGGGCGTGCCGGTCTTGCCGCCGGTCCACTGGCTGAGGTCGGTGCCGTCGAAAAGGACCGTGGCGTCGGACGGCGGTTTGGCCAGGTGGCTGAAGCTCTCGCCGGGCTTGATGATGCGCGGTTGCGGGCGGTCGCCGTCGTGCACGACCCACTTGGTGCCGGGGATGGATGGCGTGTTGATGTAGCCCACGCCTTTGCGCTCGACCTTCTTGTCTTGGGGCGCGGCGATGACGAGTGCCGAGGCGGCGGTGGCGGCCAGAGCGAGGGAAATCCAGCAGGTGGTTTTCAT containing:
- a CDS encoding DUF1549 domain-containing protein, which codes for MTRTLRTTAALAIAAGSASAAAPDTKSIAFFESKIRPVLADKCYQCHSTQAEKLKGKFFADTRDGLRRGGESGKPAVVPGYPDKSLLIEALRHSHEDLKMPPKEKLSDAVVADFVAWIKMGAADPREGKAPAVVLKKKAATPEEGKNFWSFKPLASVTPPMVKSTTTARTPVDQFILAKLEAAKLQMNPPIQKRKLIRRAYFDLIGLPPKPEDIEAFVNDKSPRAYETLIDRLLDSPHHGERWGRHWLDLARFGESHGYEQDYDRPFAYHYRDFVIRALNDDLPYDKFVKWQIAGDELAPDDPEAWLATGFLGAGTHATQITANQAEKERYDELDDKISTIGTAMLGLTIGCARCHDHKFDPIPTADYYRLLSTFTTTVRSDHDVDLNPAETRRLQADFDARMKPLKAAREAFEKAKLPARFDAWLDGSPALPQPAWLTLDLEKFSVSGGYYGINKSTRQEDASWVVSISAGSPDTITFTAKTALTNLTALRLEALTHSSLPNGGPGWSKDGGFNLQTLTVTAKPQKGPAQPVTLKFTRRRSPDDAQPGATPIPWQAKSKQNRDHLAVFETDKPFGFAEGTEMAFTMKFPTGFDRNLIGRLRVGVTRDAGSAADAPALVLAKDFEAAQSAFGVDAAKRSGAHKESLSRMYRTTEPEWLTLNAAVMEHLRNEPRPRMVKALVCSEGLPAIRLHTQGPDFYEKTFMLKRGDLAQKVGEARPSFLQVLMRAAENDKRWLADPPKDSRTPRRRAALAHWITDPQHGAGNLLARVIVNRLWQHHLGRGIVATPSDFGATGAAPTHPELLDWLAGELIRNGWRLKPLHKLIMMSAVYQQDTATDPKRLKSDPDNQLWWHRLPQRLEAEIIRDNVLAVSGRLDPTMFGAGTLDEGMKRRSVYFFIKRSKLIPMMVQFDAPDSLQGLGLRVNTTVAPQALYMMNNPHVRASAVDFAKKLKPLAEQSPEDAVKAAYATALGRAPSKSELADATGFIHLACT
- a CDS encoding DUF1080 domain-containing protein, which codes for MKTTCWISLALAATAASALVIAAPQDKKVERKGVGYINTPSIPGTKWVVHDGDRPQPRIIKPGESFSHLAKPPSDATVLFDGTDLSQWTGGKTGTPGWKVENGHMEVVGGTGSIQTKGKFADFQLHLEFATPVEVKGEGQQRGNSGVLFNGIYEVQVLDSFGNQTYPDGQCAALYGQSPPLVNASKGPGQWQSYDIIFESPRWDENKQNIKKAAVTVIHNGVVVHHRREYLGNTPHLRTGNYNSPHAPEVFIQLQDHGNPMRFRNIWLRKLGEYDDNAGK